The genomic stretch AAAAGAATTAAATAAGCGTAAATAATTATCTAAAATCAATTTGACTAATGTTTAAATTAATTCTTACAACGATCTCCTGTTTGCTACTTTTATCAAAAGTTTTATGTTGAACTGAGGTTAAATTAGATTTTTGGTGGTTTTGCAATGCCTAGTTTAATCAGTTGACTTTCTAATTGTTTAATAAAAGTACTATCTTGCTGGTAAATTTGATCTTGCCCACTAGGATAAAAAGATTTATTTTCCAAGAAAGAGAAAGTTTGACGAAATTCTGAGGGTGTTGCTTCGATTGGTGAGGAAAAATGGGCAGGAATAATTTGCTTAAAATCCCATGTAGCGATATAACTAGCCCACTTAATGACTTCTTTAGGAGCTTGAGGTAAAATTAGTGTTTCTAGTATTGGCGCAACTAATACTCTTTCTTTGATAGCTTCAAAAGATTTTTGCCAATGCGATCGCCAACGAAAAGGATATAAGCCAAAATAGTTGTTTATAGAGCGATTAGGGGCATTTATAGCCTCTTGAATTAGTTGTTTGATGGGGATCGTGTTTATCATACTGGGACGAAAATAAAGGGCAAATAAACAGATTCTTTGCCAACCCTTAAGATGATTTTCGTTATTATTTTGAAGGTTATCTAAAGCAGATTCTCTGGCATGAAAAAGTAAAGGAAAAGGATTTAATTTGATAATTTTCGGAGGATACTGAGGTATTTTAATGACAGTATCAGTGACTAATAAAGTTTTAGACGGCTTATGTAACAGTGCAACTTCAACAAAAGAACCGGGACTTAAATCAATGTCTAAAATTTGATAGTTAAATTCATCGGCAAAAGGGGATTTTTGACAATCGGGGGGTAATATTTTCGTGCGTCGAGAAGGAAAACCAAGCCATGTTAAAGGTAAATTGAGGGGAAAACTCCATTGACTAGGCGCACTCCAAACTTCCCCTTGGGGAAAATAACGGGCAAAAGGCCCAACAAATACTTTATGTTCCAATCCTGAACTGGTAGAGTGGATGATATATTTAACTTCTCCGTGATCATTTTCCAATTCTTTTACAAGATTAACGCATTCTGGAGTTGGTGCGATCGGACAATATACCAGTAAACCACCCTTTGCCAATTTTACGATCGTCATGCGAATTGGTACAACTGCATATAATAAACCGTGAGGTTGCTCAAATGTCCAGATAGTATCCTTAACAATTTCTTCCCTTAAAGTTGGGCGCTGTCGATAAGGATAAAGAGGTAAGATAAACCAATAATTCCAGTTTTGTGCTTTTTTTTGACTTATCATGATTTGAGCAAAATTCCCAAGAGATGAAAATGGAAAATGGAGAATTAAATTTAGCTTTAGTAAACTTGAGCTATTCGCTTTGAAATTTATTTAAGGTGGGAGATGTTAAACATTCCTAACTATTTAATTCCTAATAATTCTACGTCAAAAATTAAAGTTGCATTAGCCGGAATAACATTTCCTGCACCTCTGCTTCCATAACCTAAGTCTGGAGGAATGATTAAAGTACTTTTTGTCCCTACATTCATATTTGCTACTCCTTCATCCCATCCTTTGATAACCTGTCCTACACCAATAGTAAAGGTAAAAGGTTGATTTCGATCGAGAGAGCTATCAAATTTTTTGCCTCTTTTAAAGCCTTCTTCTGCTAAATAACCTGTGTAATGTACGGTGACTTTTTGTCCTCGTTGAGGGGTAACACCTTCTCCAGCAGTGTTTTCAATATACATTAATCCAGTGGCGGAAGTTTGTGCCGTTGATAAATCTATGTCCATATTTCCTTGAGGTTTTAATTTATTAGCATCTGCTATCAAAGATGATTTTTCAGATACATTCTGAGTTAGTGTAACATTATTTGTACCTGTTTCCGAAGCGATCGCTTGTGGTTTATTATTACTAAAAATAAGAGAAATAATCAAAAATCCAACGCAGACGATGACAATTCCTAAACTAAATATAATCGGCTTCATCTTTAAATTAAATATCTATTGCTAAGGTCAATTATTAATTGTCTATCACCATTTGTCATTTGTCTATGGTCAATATCGTGTTTCACCTTATTTCGTTCGTAATAATTATTCCGTCCTATTCAATTTAACTGTTTTATATTATGAGCGATGATTTTTTTACTTATAGTCATAGAACTTTGAATTTTAGATTAAAGCAAATAGTAATAAAATGGGCGTTGCTGATTTGATCTATGAATTTTAATTTTGCAACTTTTTACTAATTTTTGAATTCAATCGATTTTAGTAATCTTTAAATAATTTTGGTAGAGTCATAGAGGGATTCATGTATATAACGTTTAACCCATAATTTAAAGCACTAATAATATTGTTTTTATTGTCATCTATAAAAAGAGTAGAAGAAGGATTTAGTTTAGAGTTATTGACAACATAATCAAAAATTTTGAGATCTGGTTTATGTAAGTTTATTTCATAGGAATAATAGATTTTTTCAAATAAAGATTCAAATGTATAGTTAGGGATAGCTTGTTGAAATCTTTTTTTCACTTCACGAATATGAATAGGGTTGGTATTACTAAGAATAAAAGTGCGTTTTTCTTTCTGAATTTTTGCTAATAAATCTCCCATATAACTAGGCACATAACCTAACATTTCATTCCATAAATTTTCCAAAACTATAGGGGGTAAATTTAAGCCAGAAACATGATTAATTTGACTAATAAATTCACGATCGTTAATTATACCTATTTCGTATTGATAAGCAATATTTCTTAAGTCTTTTAATAAATCATTTTGATTACGATCGCTCATCGTCAATAATTTTTTATAAGGAGCTTCCATATCCACATCTATAATAACTCCGCCCAAATCAAACATGATCGCATCTATTTTTGATAAGTCTAAATTTGTATTCATTAATTGTTAATTAGGATATACTAAATAAGTCAAATATTTTTATAATTTTTTTGTGATAATTTTGCAAATTTTGGTAATTTAAGCTAACTGCTAATTGCTAATTGCTAATTCCTAACGGCTAATGACTATAATCAGCGATCGAGCTAATATAAATTAAATGAATCAATAAAAATGCTCCCCAAATACCACTAAATTGATTTGCCCATAACCATTCAGGATGATTAAAAAGGTGAAAAAACCACACCCCAGAATTACAAGCAAGAAATAAAGCGACATGAACAGCAAAATTCATGCGATCGTCTAGCTTACGATAGTCTGGGTCATTTTGTCGATCGGGTTGACGAGGCCAACGTGGAGGCATAGTAAATGTATTTGAATCTAAATATTACCAGATCAATTTTAACCATGAAAGATGAGCAATGAGCAATTAGGAATTATAATTAGAAGTTTGATGACTAAATAAAATAAATTGTAAATTAAAATGATTCACGATATTTTTATGCCGGCGCTGAGTTCAACCATGACTGAGGGGAAAATTGTTTCATGGGAGAAAGCACCCGGAGATAGAATTGAAAAAGGAGAAACCGTTGTTGTCGTGGAGTCAGACAAAGCGGATATGGATGTAGAATCCTTCTATTCTGGTTATTTAGCCACTATTTTAGTACAAGCAGGAGAAGAAGCCCCCGTTGGTCAGGCGATCGCTTACATTGCAGAGACAGAAGCAGAAATCGAAACAGCAAAACAAAAAGCTAGTCAAGGGCAAACCGTTACCACTCCCGCACCAACTCCAGAAGTAAAACCCATAGTTGAACCTCAACCAATAGGAGTAACCACCACCGTAGCAACCCCTGCAAAAAGTAACGGTAGAATAATTGTCTCTCCTAGAGCGAAAAAACTAGCAAAAGAATTAAAAGTCGATTTAAGTAATATTATCGGTACTGGACCTAATGGGCGTATTATTGCGGAAGATGTGGAAAAAGCCGTTGGCAAAACGCCTCAAATGCCACCTGTTGTCCCTGTCAGTATTCCTACAAAGGTTCAACCCACTATTACCCCTACTCCTGTTGTTAATAATTTAGCAGGAGAAACAGTTCCTTTCAACACTTTACAACAAGCCGTTATTCGCAACATGATGGCTAGTTTACAAGTACCCACTTTCCAAGTTAGCTACACTATCACCACAGATGCGTTAGATACTCTTTATCGCAAAATTAAATCAAAAGGTGTCACTATGACGGCATTACTTGCCAAAGCAGTGGCGATGACGTTACAAAAACATCCCGTCGTTAACGCAGGTTTTACGGATAAAGGTATTAAATATAACGAAGGTATAAATATTGCCGTAGCGGTGGCTATGCCTGATGGTGGTTTAATTACTCCTGTTATTAAAAATGCTGATCAATTAGATATTTACTCCTTAGCGCGTAACTGGCAAGACTTGGTTAATCGAGCGCGTGCCAAACAATTACAACCCGATGAATATACCACAGGTACATTTACCCTTTCTAATTTAGGAATGTTTGGAGTAAATGACTTTACCGCTATTTTACCTCCCGGCACTGGGGCTATTTTGGCGATCGGTGGTGTCCGTCCTACAGTTGTAGCTAATAAAGACGGTTTATTTGGTGTAAAAAATCAAATGACTGTCAATATAACTTGTGATCATCGTACTATTTATGGTGCAGATGCGGCAGGATTTTTACAGGATTTAGCAAAATTAATCGAAAACGATAGTCATTCTCTAACTCTTTAGAAAAGATAAGGGAAAGACAAGAAGATGAAACAGGGAAGACTAGAAGACTGGGAGACTCGAAAATACTCGATATAAACTTTAATATATATGGAAAAAAGGCTAAGAGCTAAGAGCTAATCGCTACCTCCACCTATAGAATTTAGTTATTTCCTATTGTTATCCTTCCAAACCAAAATAAGAATAAGAATAAAAGAGCTAAAAAGTCATATATATTTAGTTTTAATTGATGCCATTGTACTTGATGTTTATTCGGACTTGTAAATCCTCTTATTTCCATTGCGATCGCAATTTGTTCAGCTCTTAATAAGATATTTTCTAAGAGTCTTTCCGCAACAATTAACCAAATTTGCAAACTTTTTTTGATACCTAATTTTTTCCAGTTTATCGCTCTTGTGCTAATCGATCGAATTAAATTTTGGATTTCTTCTAATACTAAAGGAATAAATCTTAAAGCAAGAGTTAAGGTTAAAACTACCTCTGTAACGGGTAATTTAAACTTTCTTAAAGGGGATAATAATTCTTCTATTCCCGCAGTAATTTGTTCGGGTGCAGTGGTCAATAAATATAAGTTACTACTATAAATTAAAGTAAAAAATAAAGTACTAACTCTAATGGCTAAATCTAAAGATCTTCTCGTAACTTTAAAATTACCTAATTGATAAATTATATATTGATAATCTGTTGGTTGACTGATAGAAATATCGCTACTGGGTAATCTCGGCTGATAACTAATATTAAATCCATCGGGTGCAAAGGATGTCATGATCAAGATAAGGCAAGAAAAAAATAATAACCAACTCATCTGTTTTTTTTGCACTCGCCAAGGAATTAAGGCTAAAATCGTGATTAAAAATAAAAATAATACCAAAAAAATACGCCAGTAAGGATTGGCTAATAAAGGAGAAAGAATAAGACTCATTAACCATGCTAATTTTACTCGAGGATCGAGTCTATGCAACCATGTTAAGGGTTTTTCTAAGTATAATCCAATGGGAAGCGATCGTAATAAATCCATAAATTAATTGAAAATTGACAATTATGTTAATCATTCATTGTTAATGCTCAACTGTCAATGATTCATTCCTATATCATGGTTTGGTACTTTTAAGTAAATTTAGCAACATTATTTTACATTTAGTTTTGTTATACTGGAAGAAAGTACAAGAGGTGAAAGAAAAAAGATGACATTAAAAAGAAAAATTGAACTAAAAAAACTAGAGTCAATTCAAGGAGGAATGTCTCAATTTTATACTCCTCAATCTAGTCATGAAACCATGTTGGTACAAATTCCTCCCCACACTATCGATGATTTATTTGTACATCATTTTCAAACGGATCAATTATTAGTAGTTAAAGGTAGTTTTGTCTTAGTAATTTTACAAAATAGGCAATATCAGTATCTTTATTTAACAGAAGATAATCCCCAAGTGGTAACAATACCTATCGGCATCCCCCACAGTGCAATTAATTTCAATGACAAACCTTGTTTATTAGTTAATGCTGTGTTGCGTCATGGAGAAAGTCACCCAAAAGATTATCAACCCGTGAAAAAACCATTTCCGTACGACTTAAATAAGGTTATGGCTTGTCAAAATATATGCGTAACTAATTGATTTTAAGTAGTGTATTATAATTCATTAAAAAATAAATATCAAAAGATGATTTAAAATAATTGCTTTAGCCGATTTTCCCTATCGGTACTTAGACAAAACAATAACAACAATTAAGCTATAATCTTTACACCATAATGCTTTTAGGTCAAAATGAAAGAAACTACGTCTTCATCAATGCCCCCATGTTTTAATCGCTGGTGTCAAAAAATAGATCCAGTCTTAAAAACAACAGCACAAAAACGAGAGTTTAGAAATTATTTGGGCGGTTTATTAGGAGATTCTCAAAGAAAAAATCTCACTCAAATTGCTCATAATAATCTTGATAAGCTAAAACGCACCTAGTTGGCAATCCTGAATCCCTGATAGTAAGAGATTTAGAGCTAAAAAAAGGAAGATTAAATGCGTCTTAGCTTATTACCTATCATAAGTTACACCATTTTCTCACAGAATCCACTTGGAATTATGATCAGGTAAATGATAAAAGATTAGAAATTATTGCATCTTGTCGTCAAACTAAAATAAGTCGATGTTTCTCTTTAATTCTCGATGATTCAGGACACTGTAAGAGTGGTAATTTTACTGACTGTGTGGGAAGACAATATATTGGCGAAATTGGCAAAACTGATAATGGTAATGTTATCGTCACTACTCACATTTATGATGGTGTTAGAAGTTTTCCTTTAGATGTTGAATTATATGAAAAAGCAGAAAATTTTTCTGAAGGAAAAGACGATCCTCAATTTCACAAAAAACCGGATATTGCCTTTAATTTAATTGAAAAATGTTTAAACCGAAATTATCGTCCCCAAATAATTTTAATGGACGGTGGTTATGGTAACAATACCAATTTATTAGAAAAACTAGAAAAAAAGAATTTAAAATATATAGGAATTATTGCTAAAAATAGATTAGTAAAATTAGTGAAAAAAGATTTTATCGAGTCGGAAAAAAGCATAGCTGAAATAGCACAATCATTACCCCAAAATAGTTTTGAAGAAATAAGAATAGGAAAAAATCGAGAAAAAACTCTTTGGGTAGCAACCATAAATATTCAATTATCAGCTTTATCGGGAATAAAAACTGTAGCTATCGTCATGAATGCAGACAGTTTTGAAAATTCCACAGATATTGATTATTTAATGACCAATGAAATAGGAGAAAAAGTCTGTGCAAATTGGATAGTAGAAACTTATACACAAAGAAATTGGATAGAAGTATTTTACCGTGAAATCAAGGGATGGTTAGGCTTATCAGAATACCAAGTGAGAAATAAAAGAAGTTTAATGAGACATTTTATATTGGTATTTTGTGCTTATACTTTTATCCAATGGCATCGTTTGACAGGGGGTTTAAGGAGGCAATGGGGGAAGAAACCGTTAAATACTTTTGCTGAGGCATTGGAAGCGTTTCGTAATGCTGTGTCTTTTCGCTTTTTTCAATGGTTAAAAGACAATGTGGAAGTATTTACTTTATATAAAGCTAGTTTAGGCTTTATTTGGGCATAATTTTTGTCTAAGTACCGCTATTAGCTTTGTCAACTTATTGTAAAAGGATTTATGACATAATTCAATTAATTGAAGATCATATAATACAAATTGCAAACAAACAATTTTCATGCCTAACACTTAAAGTCTCTCTTCGCGACCACTAAATAACTGGAAATTAATAATCATAGGACTTTCGCAAAAAATGTTCAATTTATGTATTGATTATAAATATATTAAACAAAAACACTAGCATATGATTGTTTTCTAAAATAATATGCAGAATGTGGGTTATAATTGCACATTAAGGTTAAATTATTGATTGATTAATGGGGATTCTGACCAATTAATTTATAGCTCAGACCATAAAGAACTAAACCCAACGTAAATTTATGAAAGTTAGATCTGCTACTCCTGATGATGTCTCACTAATTTTCTCATTTATTCAGAAGAAATCAGAATTTGATCGAAATATTGGTGCTTTTTCTGGTGTATTGCAAGTATCTCAGGATAAGCTCTATAGAACACTTTTTGGAGTCATCCCCTTTTCTTACGTTTTGTTTGCAGAGATTTTAGAACGTGAGGTTGGCTTTGCATTGTACGGATTTCGGTATTCATCGTTTACAGGTCAACCAAGCATCTGGCTTGACGATTTGTACGTGGATGATGAGATGAGAAGCCAAGGTGCTGGAGCCGCATTAATGGCTCAACTAGTTCAAATTGCCAAAGAAAATGACTGTAGTCATCTTGGTTGGAATGCTGATGCTCGAAATACCGACGGACTTCGATTTTACCATCGCTTGGGTGCAAAGATTATAGAACAGCAAGGTAATTGTTGTTTTTTGAGATGGGTTCCATGAACACAAGCATGATAACTCAATATTGTCAATATTTATTATTCGGTGGGTGTTGGGTTGTTCTTCGTTTAATTTAGATCTTGTACCTCTATCATAAATTCTCGGTGACGAGAGGTAAGTGTTTATTGTTGAAAATATTTTATTTAGAAATCTAAATTCATGTGCTATTAATTTTATGAATATTTTGGTCTTAGAAAAAATATCAGAAAAATATCCTTTTGACATAGTTTTGTAACGAAAATATTGATTTATCTCTAGGATTAGTTACAATTACAGTGTAACAGTTAATATTAACTCGTAGTATCTTCTCATCAAAAATCATTAATTAATTGTATTAAAAGTCAAACTACATATATTTCTCATTCAAGATACTAAAAATCATCAAGAATTAACTGTAATGACGAGTTCAGGTCATTTGTCAAAGAAAAGATTTTGTTACAACAGTGTCATAAAATTTTACAGGGGTTAGCATTATGTCTTTTGAATATACTCATATTATTTGGATTGTCTCTTTAATTACGATCGCAAGTATGATTTTGCTTCCAGCGATCGCATGGGTAATTGCTCATGACAAATAGGACTTGAGCATTTTTTATTAATTTTGTCTTTTTGTTTTCCTATCTTTTTACTTACAATTTATATCGTATCCGGAGTTCTTTTGACTTTTTTGATGGGTAAATTAGCAGTTAATGAAGTATTACGATCGTTACTTTGAATCGAGAACTCCATTTCTTCGAGATCGACATCAAGATAACGACTTACCACTTCCAAAATTTCCTGACGCATTTTATCGATTAATTCAGGATTAACTCCAGCTCGATCGTGGGCAATAACTAACTTTAATCTATTTTTAGCTCGGTAACGACTTTTTTTGGCAGTACTCCAAGTGCTAATAGTATTAACTATATCTTTAAACATAACATTTCAACTCGTGGTATTTAATGGGGTTAATAATAGATAAAAGATTTATTTTTTTGAAAAACTGAAAAAACGGCGTATTCGGGTAAAAAGGGTGTCTTGAGTAGCCATTAAATCGAGATAAGGAACATTTATACCATCAAGCCTTCGGGCAATGTTTGTGATGGCGATAGCGGGGAGAGATTCTTGTTCACTAATTACTAAAGGTTCACCACGATTAGCTGAAGTGATAATTCTTTTATCATCAGGTACAATACCAATTAAGGGTACAACTAATAAATCTAAAATATCTTCTACACTTAACATTTCATCCATTTGTACCATTTCTGGTCGTAAACGATTGACAATTAATCGAATACTTTTCATATTTTCACTTTCTAACAAGCCTACTACTCGATCGGCATCCCTAACAGCCGCAACTTCTGGAGTGGTGACAATTAAGGCTTCTTGAGCGGCGGCGATGGCATTTCTAAAACCCATTTCAATTCCCGCAGGACAATCAACAAAAATGTAGTCAAAACTAGGACTTAACTGTTCGATAACTTCCTTCATTTGATCTGGTGTAATAGCGTCTTTAGTACGATTTTGTGCCGCAGGTAATAAATTTAGTCCGGGAGTTCTTTTGTCTTTTACGATCGCTTTTTCTAAAGTACATTCTCCAGATAAAGCATCAATAATGGTATAAACAACCCTTTGTTCTAATCCTAACAATAAATCCAAATTTCTCAAGCCAAAATCTGCATCAATTAAACAAACTTTTTTGCCTAATTGTGCCACCGCAGTACCTAGATTTGCAGTAATAGTGGTTTTACCAACACCACCTTTTCCTGATGTAATAACAATAACTCTACTCATAAAAACTATTTTTAATGGAATAAATATCAATAATAACTAAGCAAAACTAATTGTACATCACCCTTCCTAAACAATGAACAATTAATAAAAACTTATTTAAAAGAGTTGTTGAAATTATTAATCCCTAATTTCTCATTCCTAATTTATACTGGTATCGATGGTTTTTACAAAGGGTTTTTCTATTTCTGTAAAAGGTTCTAACATCTTTTCTTGTTGGAATAATAATTCTGCTGTTGCGTCTGAAATATCGTCTTTTCTTTCATTAAGTCGATCGTGCAAAATATTTAGAGGAGCAGTACAGTAAATAATCTGTAAATCAATGTTTTCATTAAGGGCAAATTCTAATACTGGTTGACGTAAACAAACTCGATCGAATTTAGCGTCTAAAATCACAGTAAATCCTTGTTTTATTAATAATTTTCCTAAGTATAATAAACGTTCATAAGTTTTGTTCGTCATATCAGCACAATAAAGATTATTTTCTCCTTTTCCTTCTAAAGAAATTCCTGCTAAATGTTTTCTTACTGCATCAGAACGAATATGTATTCCCTTAGTTTTTTTAGCAATTTTACTGGCAATAGTACTTTTTCCTGATCCCGATAAACCAGACATTAAAATTAATTTACCTAGAGATTTTTGAGTATATTTAAAAGCTAAATTATAATATTGTTCAGCAGTTTTTTGAGCTTTTTCTTGTTCAATTTTAGAAAGAGCAGAATCATCTAATAAAAATGATGTAACTTTCGCTCTGACATAGGCTTGACGACTGAGATATAAAGGTAAAACTTGTAAGCCTTCCCAATCTCCAGTTTGCTCTAAATAGGTATTGAGGAAAACGTTAGCTAATTTTTCTTCTCCTTTAGAATCAAGATCCATAACGACAAAAGCCACATCATACATTACATCCACAAAACGAAAAGACTCGCTAAATTCGATACGATCGAAAAGGAGTATTTTATCATGCCAAATACAGATATTTTTTAGGTGTAAATCTCCATGACATTCTCTAATTTTACGATCGACTTGTCTGCGTTCAAAAATATGTTTATTGATGATCAAATAATTATCAGTAAAAAATTTTGTTTGTAAGTATTTTTCTTGAGTTTGTGCAATACCAATATATTTTTGAGTTTGGGCATAATTTTGATTAATAGATTCTGCTATTTTTTCTACTGAACCAAAATTATTTATATATTCATTAGTGGGAGTATTTTTGTGAAATTGAGCAACTAATTTACCTAAGTCTTTCATGTTATTTTCTGTTAATTTTCCTGCTTCAAAAACATTAATTAAAAGATTTTCTTGGGGAAATTGAATCATTTTTAAAACATAATCAACAGGATTTGAGTTGTCATTAAAAAACAATTTTTGATGCTTCAAGCTAATAGGAATTACCTCTAAATATAGTTCAGGAGCAATGGAACTATTCATTACTAATTCAGCTTCTAAAAAATACTTTCTTTTTGTTAAAGTTGAATAATCTAAAAAGCCAAAATCAACCTCTTTTTTAAGTTTATAAGCATAATTTCCCGTTAAAAATACGTTCGAGCAATGAGTTTGTACTATTTGAATCGGAAGTGTAATCCTATGGGGATAAAAGTCTCCTTCTTGCATTCTTTTGATTAATTCCATTTGCGACATAGAAATTCTAAATCATTTGTGTAAAAAATCTTTGGTAAAAAAGGAATGGAGAATTGTGATTAGCATCCAACGAATCGCACTGTTTTCCTCCCTGTTCCCTTTCACCATTATACTTAGGATGTAAACTAGCTTAGTCGCCATTTATTAAATATTTGTAGTAAACTAGAAACATAAATTAATGTACACATTTACTGGACAGGTTGATTCAAAATGTTCTCAATAAAAACCAGTTATACTCAAGCACGGGAAAATTTAGCTAATCTACTTGATAAGATAGAAAATGATAGTAGTATTGCCGTTATTAAACGTCGTGGGCATAAAGATATTGCTCTTATCAGTGCTGATGATTTATCAAGTCTCTTGGAAACTATTTATTTATTGCGATCGCCCTCCAATGCCCAAAGGTTATTATTAGTTTTTCATTATCCAATGATTTTTAGTCGTGATAAACTCATGGAAACGGTGAAAATTTTGAGCAGAATGAATTTTAATGCCTTCTTCTCCAATATAAGCAACTTCCGCTATATCAGGAGTGTTATCTGGTACTGTTGCCACCAAATCAGCAATTCTTAATTGAGTTGCTTCTAATTTCAACGCCATAATTAACCCTTGACGATTACCCATATATCCTGCATGAGCAATTCCTCTCAAATTTCCCCAAATAAAAATATCTCCCCCCGCTAAAATATTTGCACCGGGGTTAACGTCTCCTAAAATAATTACACTACTAGGATGACAAATTTCTACACCCGATCGAATGGTTGTCTTAAGGTATAATGGTTCAGCTAAATCTTGAGTACTTTCCGTTTCTTCTTCAGAATTAATAATTCCCGTAAAAGTGTCTTGCTGTACAGAATAACCCGCACTAGAAGCGGCTACTGCCGTTTGACGACGACGAGTAATAATTAGATTTAAGATTAAACCAATCTGTTCTAAAATAGTTTTAAATTCGTTGATTTGACGGGTATCTAGCAACCTATCTTGACTTTGTAAATGGACTTTTGTACCTAATTGCCAAGACT from Geminocystis sp. NIES-3709 encodes the following:
- a CDS encoding type II toxin-antitoxin system Phd/YefM family antitoxin is translated as MFSIKTSYTQARENLANLLDKIENDSSIAVIKRRGHKDIALISADDLSSLLETIYLLRSPSNAQRLLLVFHYPMIFSRDKLMETVKILSRMNFNAFFSNISNFRYIRSVIWYCCHQISNS
- a CDS encoding bifunctional aminoglycoside phosphotransferase/ATP-binding protein, producing MSQMELIKRMQEGDFYPHRITLPIQIVQTHCSNVFLTGNYAYKLKKEVDFGFLDYSTLTKRKYFLEAELVMNSSIAPELYLEVIPISLKHQKLFFNDNSNPVDYVLKMIQFPQENLLINVFEAGKLTENNMKDLGKLVAQFHKNTPTNEYINNFGSVEKIAESINQNYAQTQKYIGIAQTQEKYLQTKFFTDNYLIINKHIFERRQVDRKIRECHGDLHLKNICIWHDKILLFDRIEFSESFRFVDVMYDVAFVVMDLDSKGEEKLANVFLNTYLEQTGDWEGLQVLPLYLSRQAYVRAKVTSFLLDDSALSKIEQEKAQKTAEQYYNLAFKYTQKSLGKLILMSGLSGSGKSTIASKIAKKTKGIHIRSDAVRKHLAGISLEGKGENNLYCADMTNKTYERLLYLGKLLIKQGFTVILDAKFDRVCLRQPVLEFALNENIDLQIIYCTAPLNILHDRLNERKDDISDATAELLFQQEKMLEPFTEIEKPFVKTIDTSIN